A single window of Zootoca vivipara chromosome 17, rZooViv1.1, whole genome shotgun sequence DNA harbors:
- the LOC118076276 gene encoding uncharacterized protein LOC118076276 isoform X1, with protein MERCLRELLHNPPSRPGSPTDSSSVSSSPERVHPWTMEEVEALRSAQEDTESEIDWTLWQKGTEFRPRSELLAAEERALPSAREPELVTMGSRASSTSPLPILERFMAKIAMSQPLPSNIPPGDAKSPGEVAPRGSRQVMDGSHLTKRAAEKKPVKGVLKRLKELIDRHPPHIFRRNYNSSRQAALQQKTRKGTCGSPSGQVKIDAVDEELPALSPKNAAARGGSSPLVVPSGSTFQTEGAWSQVTSPLHSLPSCVKDIPDPRPQAFRASTGKRGGGGQEQIIGGKRERFEPCSYAATTEKQGSSP; from the exons ATGGAGCGGTGCCTGAGGGAACTGCTCCATAACCCCCCCAGCAGGCCAGGGTCACCAACCGACAGCTCCTctgtcagcagctccccagaGAGGGTGCACCCGTGGACCATGGAGGAGGTGGAGGCCCTGCGTTCGGCCCAGGAAG ACACAGAATCGGAGATAGATTGGactttgtggcagaaggggacagAGTTCAGACCTCGGAGCGAATTGCTCGCTGCAGAGGAAAGGGCGCTTCCTTCTGCCCGAGAGCCAGAGCTTGTCACCATGGGCAGCCGAGCTTCGTCGACCTCCCCGCTCCCCATCCTGGAGAGATTCATGGCCAAAATCGCCATGAGCCAGCCACTGCCCTCCAACATCCCACCTGGCGATGCCAAGAGTCCAGGCGAAGTGGCACCCAGGGGATCCCGGCAAGTGATGGATGGTTCACATCTCACAA aAAGGGCGGCAGAGAAGAAGCCCGTGAAAGGGGTGCTGAAGCGCCTGAAGGAACTGATCGACCGCCACCCCCCTCACATATTCCGCAGGAACTACAACAGCAGCCGGCAGGCAGCCCTGCAGCAGAAAACGAGGAAAGGGACCTGTGGGTCTCCTTCTGGCCAAG TTAAAATTGATGCAGTGGATGAGGAGCTGCCTGCCCTTAGCCCAAAAAATGCTGCTGCACGAGGCGGATCCAGTCCTCTGGTTGTTCCCTCAGGTTCCACCTTCCAGACTGAAGGAG CCTGGAGCCAAGTGACCAGCCCACTCCATAGCCTCCCGAGCTGCGTAAAGGACATCCCTGATCCCAGGCCTCAGGCCTTCCGAGCGTCgactggaaaaagaggaggaggaggacaagagCAAATAataggaggaaagagagaaagatttg AACCATGCAGCTATGCGGCCACAACAGAGAAGCAAGGCTCCTCCCCGTGA
- the LOC118076276 gene encoding uncharacterized protein LOC118076276 isoform X2, with translation MERCLRELLHNPPSRPGSPTDSSSVSSSPERVHPWTMEEVEALRSAQEDTESEIDWTLWQKGTEFRPRSELLAAEERALPSAREPELVTMGSRASSTSPLPILERFMAKIAMSQPLPSNIPPGDAKSPGEVAPRGSRQVMDGSHLTKRAAEKKPVKGVLKRLKELIDRHPPHIFRRNYNSSRQAALQQKTRKGTCGSPSGQAWSQVTSPLHSLPSCVKDIPDPRPQAFRASTGKRGGGGQEQIIGGKRERFEPCSYAATTEKQGSSP, from the exons ATGGAGCGGTGCCTGAGGGAACTGCTCCATAACCCCCCCAGCAGGCCAGGGTCACCAACCGACAGCTCCTctgtcagcagctccccagaGAGGGTGCACCCGTGGACCATGGAGGAGGTGGAGGCCCTGCGTTCGGCCCAGGAAG ACACAGAATCGGAGATAGATTGGactttgtggcagaaggggacagAGTTCAGACCTCGGAGCGAATTGCTCGCTGCAGAGGAAAGGGCGCTTCCTTCTGCCCGAGAGCCAGAGCTTGTCACCATGGGCAGCCGAGCTTCGTCGACCTCCCCGCTCCCCATCCTGGAGAGATTCATGGCCAAAATCGCCATGAGCCAGCCACTGCCCTCCAACATCCCACCTGGCGATGCCAAGAGTCCAGGCGAAGTGGCACCCAGGGGATCCCGGCAAGTGATGGATGGTTCACATCTCACAA aAAGGGCGGCAGAGAAGAAGCCCGTGAAAGGGGTGCTGAAGCGCCTGAAGGAACTGATCGACCGCCACCCCCCTCACATATTCCGCAGGAACTACAACAGCAGCCGGCAGGCAGCCCTGCAGCAGAAAACGAGGAAAGGGACCTGTGGGTCTCCTTCTGGCCAAG CCTGGAGCCAAGTGACCAGCCCACTCCATAGCCTCCCGAGCTGCGTAAAGGACATCCCTGATCCCAGGCCTCAGGCCTTCCGAGCGTCgactggaaaaagaggaggaggaggacaagagCAAATAataggaggaaagagagaaagatttg AACCATGCAGCTATGCGGCCACAACAGAGAAGCAAGGCTCCTCCCCGTGA